A genomic window from Sorex araneus isolate mSorAra2 chromosome 2, mSorAra2.pri, whole genome shotgun sequence includes:
- the LOC101546687 gene encoding olfactory receptor 10P1, whose protein sequence is MAKENQTLPEFLLLGFSDLRPLQGPLFWLVLLVYLTTLLGNSVIVVLTKACPVLHSPMYFFLRHLSLVEILYTTDIVPRTLADLASGQPRPISFQGCAAQMYIFIVLGISECCLLTAMAYDRYAAICRPLHYSTLMNWRACAAMVGTSWLMGILTATTHSSLIFTLPFPGRPVVPHFLCDILPVLRQASAGRHRSEISVMTATVVFIMIPFSLIVTSYARILGAILAMASTQSRRKVFSTCSSHLLVVCLFFGTASITYIRPRAGSSVTTDRILSLFYTVVTPMLNPIIYTLRNKEVTGALRNMMKKQVSSP, encoded by the coding sequence ATGGCTAAAGAAAACCAGACTCTGCCTGAATTCCTCCTTCTGGGATTCTCTGACCTCAGGCCCCTGCAGGGGCCCCTCTTCTGGCTGGTGCTTCTGGTCTACCTGACCACCTTGCTGGGGAACTCGGTGATCGTCGTCCTCACGAAGGCCTGCCCCGTCCTGCactcccccatgtacttcttcctgcgCCACCTCTCGCTGGTCGAAATCCTCTACACCACTGACATCGTGCCCAGGACCTTGGCCGACCTGGCCTCCGGGCAGCCCCGGCCCATTTCCTTCCAGGGCTGTGCGGCCCAGATGTACATCTTCATCGTCCTGGGCATCTCGGAGTGCTGCCTGCTCACGGCCATGGCCTACGACCGCTACGCTGCCATCTGCCGCCCGCTGCACTACTCCACCCTCATGAACTGGAGGGCCTGTGCCGCCATGGTTGGCACCTCCTGGCTCATGGGCATCCTCACGGCCACCACCCACTCTTCCCTCATCTTCACGCTGCCTTTCCCCGGCCGCCCCGTCGTCCCCCACTTCCTCTGCGACATCCTGCCCGTGCTGCGACAGGCGAGCGCCGGCAGGCACAGGAGCGAAATCTCCGTGATGACCGCCACCGTGGTTTTCATCATGATCCCCTTCTCCCTCATCGTCACCTCCTACGCCCGCATCCTCGGTGCCATTCTGGCCATGGCCTCCACCCAGAGCCGCCGCAAGGTcttctccacctgctcctcccacctGCTCGTGGTCTGCCTCTTCTTCGGCACAGCCAGCATCACCTACATCCGGCCCCGGGCGGGCTCCTCTGTCACCACCGACCGCATCCTCAGTCTTTTCTACACGGTCGTCACCCCCATGCTCAACCCCATCATTTACACGCTCCGCAACAAGGAGGTGACAGGGGCCCTGCGGAACATGATGAAGAAGCAGGTTTCCTCGCCCTGA